One part of the Pristiophorus japonicus isolate sPriJap1 chromosome 21, sPriJap1.hap1, whole genome shotgun sequence genome encodes these proteins:
- the asb16 gene encoding ankyrin repeat and SOCS box protein 16: MYRDTFFFTPSTHPSLGSRRELRDVEDERRALYRNPRNRQTPADSHTAFRGSRTRSQLSSDTAVHDALVSGDLDKIRNIFKSKDSVNVIIQTVSHELSWSAELGLWSLTSKQKPTSALRITAERGHAACVKHLLGHGADVNAAPGGTTALHTACANGHAECVQLLLSIGADPNAVSEEGYAPLHLCTSPQTILCAKLLLEHSARVNMQTQDRENTPLHVAAKHGLDEHVDLYLSYCAYSHKKNREGETALNAACSYAEKPEAFGRYYRVCKMLIDCGADVKTAGKKNHTPLHNACGNGHPGIVDLLLLHGASVNAKNCAGYTPMDCILQSVDDHLEHHPEQIVLALLNHGAAPVDPKILKRCAMSPWTMEAVLNTYECLPLCDSWIEAVPLDVWQNHQVFYDSIIQMSNKPRSLQHLARCALRNYLGTRCHSVIPQLQLPNSFKEFLLLKFEGYVK; encoded by the exons ATGTACAGGGACACGTTTTTTTTCACTCCTTCGACACACCCGTCGCTGGGGTCGCGGCGAGAGTTGCGGGATGTGGAGGATGAAAGGAGAGCTTTGTACAGGAATCCCAGAAACAGGCAAACTCCAGCTGACAGTCACACTGCTTTCCGGGGATCGAGAACTCGGTCCCAGCTCTCCAGCGACACTGCTGTGCACGACGCTCTGGTCAGTGGGGATCTGGACAAGATCAGGAATATCTTCAAGAGTAAGGACTCGGTCAACGTGATTATACAGACGGTCAGTCATGAACTGAGCTGGTCCGCAGAGCTAG GCCTTTGGTCATTAACCTCCAAACAGAAGCCGACGTCTGCGCTCCGCATCACCGCAGAGCGGGGCCACGCAGCCTGTGTGAAGCACCTGCTGGGACATGGTGCTGATGTAAATGCTGCCCCTGGAGGAACAACTGCCTTGCACACTGCCTGTGCCAATGGACACGCTGAATGTGTTCAACTTCTGCTCAGTATTGGTGCTGACCCCAATGCAGTCTCTGAAGAAGGGTATGCGCCTCTGCACCTGTGCACCAGTCCCCAGACCATCCT GTGTGCCAAACTGCTGCTGGAACATAGCGCCAGAGTCAATATGCAGACCCAAGACCGTGAGAATACTCCACTCCACGTGGCTGCAAAGCACGGTTTAGATGAACACGTGGACCTTTACCTGAGCTATTGTGCCTACAGTCACAAGAAAAACCGAGAAGGTGAAACCGCACTCAATGCTGCCTGCTCGTATGCGGAAAAGCCCGAGGCTTTTGGCAGATATTACAGAGTCTGTAAAATGCTGATCGATTGTGGAGCCGATGTGAAAACGGCTGGGAAGAAAAACCATACGCCGCTCCACAATGCCTGTGGGAATGGGCACCCCGGGATTGTGGACCTGTTGCTGCTGCACGGAGCCTCTGTCAATGCCAAGAACTGTGCTGGCTACACCCCAATGGATTGCATCTTACAGTCTGTTGACGATCACTTGGAACATCATCCAGAACAAATTGTCTTAGCTCTGTTGAACCATGGAGCAGCTCCAGTTGACCCGAAG ATACTCAAACGATGTGCAATGTCTCCATGGACGATGGAAGCTGTGTTAAATACCTATGAGTGTCTTCCACTTTGTGACTCTTGGATTGAGGCAGTTCCCTTGGATGTGTGGCAA AACCATCAGGTTTTCTATGACTCCATTATACAAATGTCCAACAAACCTCGTTCTCTTCAGCATCTCGCACGCTGTGCTTTAAGGAACTATCTCGGAACTCGATGCCATTCAGTCATACCACAGCTTCAACTTCCAAATAGTTTTAAGGAGTTTTTACTGTTGAAATTTGAAGGCTATGTCAAGTGA